The DNA sequence ccattgaagagctGCTGGTCAGAGTGGAGGAGACCTTTGTTCTGGATTAGGTTTTTGAAGTAGTTGTTGTCGAAAGAAGTAGGGGTTTGAAGATCAAGTGGAGCCAAATTGTTATCTCCTGAGCCAGAGGTTCTTGGACAGTTAGATCGCCTTGTTTGGGCGAAGGAACTGTCCAGATTGGTCTCGTTGTATATGCGAGGTCTGAATGATGTGCACCTTGCTTGCCCAATTGTATGGGATCCTGCTCAATTTTACAAACACCAAATTAGTTGAGAAATGAATATATACTTGACGACTAGTGATAGTGATTTTCACacgtgtttttaactttttagatTCTTCCTATAAGTGCATAAAGAATTACAAAATACTCAGTTTTGAGAGCATACGGCTAAAATAGGAGTGTCAAAGTTGTTACCATACTTGATTATCGAGTGATTGTTGTGGACACCAAAATAGTTATATCAAGACATTAACTCTAGTGACAATTTTTTGGTGTCCAGAAAAACAAAAGTTATGTATGTCTACATGCAGAAATTAGAATCACCGGAGAGAATGTTCATCGGAAAGTAGTATACCGGATAAAGCAACCAAGTCTCTGGTGGAAAGACCAACAGCACTGAATGTAGAGATGAGCTGGTTTAGGTTTCGGGTTGGAGGGGGGATGCTGTTGTTAGCAGCGGCTTGGCTTGCAGTCCTAGCGTCTCTTCTTCCCAACTTAACGTTCCAACTTGGCCCTCCAAGCTGCATTATTCGTTTGTGTCAAATAAGAACGTAGTTAGTTAAATTGGTTAACTTGCAGAAACATGAAATTTAAGATTGATTGAATGTAATAAGTAGGTAATTATAATAAAGACTGACTTACAGTGACAACTGAGTCTCTGGCAGCAATGGCTAATATATCAGCACATGACACCACGCCGGGGCACACGTTTTCCACTGCGGACTTTATGTTGTCAACCACGTCAAATCCCCGTGCAGAATTCCGATTAGGAGCTGCATTTTTCTCTCCTGTAAAGCTCGACGTGTCGTCAAGGAGCAGCGACCCGTCACATCCCTGCAGTTAATTGGCATATCGATGAAAAAACTAGCTAGTTAGGGAAGGTCATTTTACAGTACACATTTAATAACCAATGAATCTGAATATTGTACGTTCAAAAGCATGATATATAATGCTTGTACCTTAAACCTAGACAATTTTGTTGACCTTTTGGCTCATGAGTcacgtttaaaaaaaataaatatatatatatatatatatgtataactaTCACTTTGAAAGCTACTACGTaactatttttataaaataaacattatttGAATATACATACATTAACAAAACAGTCGTGGAAGTGGAGCCGAAGAAGAGAGGCACCCATTCGGGCCTCTTTTTGTATAGCGGATTGCACGGTGGATTTCACGGTTGAGAAGAGCCTGGGGCAAGAACTAGAGTAGAAATTTGTTGAAAGTTGAGCACTGGTGGTGCTCATGAGCACAAGGAAAAC is a window from the Pyrus communis chromosome 16, drPyrComm1.1, whole genome shotgun sequence genome containing:
- the LOC137720918 gene encoding peroxidase P7-like, whose product is MASSSFMATFTLVFLVLMSTTSAQLSTNFYSSSCPRLFSTVKSTVQSAIQKEARMGASLLRLHFHDCFVNGCDGSLLLDDTSSFTGEKNAAPNRNSARGFDVVDNIKSAVENVCPGVVSCADILAIAARDSVVTLGGPSWNVKLGRRDARTASQAAANNSIPPPTRNLNQLISTFSAVGLSTRDLVALSGSHTIGQARCTSFRPRIYNETNLDSSFAQTRRSNCPRTSGSGDNNLAPLDLQTPTSFDNNYFKNLIQNKGLLHSDQQLFNGGSTDSIVRTYSNSYNTFSSDFASAMIKMGDIKPLTGSSGEIRKNCRKTN